In one window of Tumebacillus algifaecis DNA:
- a CDS encoding threonine synthase: MYMRNEAAIALSCLRCGNEYELNDYTTGCPSCLGEGYPVSLEVKYAAVEWSVDATKRGMQRFADKLPYRTFPMLGEGDTPLLPLADLATELGVQELWLKNEGQNPTGSHKDRMSALVVARAKASGYTTVVAASSGNAGASLAAYAAAAGLRCVVVTTVGMNPIWAQAVRATGAELVAAHDAKLRWKYMRRMVEEEGWYPVTNYLDPPTGSNLFGVQGYKTCGHEIAEAFAGNAPTAIVVPTSRGDLLWGIWRGLQEARDAGWIATLPRLYAAEPFGRLSRVLAGADYRGNFPGDHSSTESIGGSTVTFQSLVALKESGGGAVDVCGKDALQAQNKLARRGLYLESSSAIVWAAVQQLKDSGQLGAQDRVVLVGTSNGYKDHYFAQLPAIDVIDAD; this comes from the coding sequence ATGTACATGCGAAACGAAGCAGCAATCGCGCTTTCTTGCCTGCGCTGTGGGAACGAGTATGAACTGAACGATTATACAACTGGCTGCCCGTCCTGTTTGGGAGAAGGTTACCCGGTCTCGCTGGAGGTGAAGTATGCAGCGGTGGAGTGGAGCGTCGATGCGACGAAACGCGGGATGCAACGTTTTGCTGACAAGCTCCCGTACCGCACGTTTCCAATGCTCGGAGAAGGGGACACGCCGTTGCTTCCTTTGGCCGATCTGGCCACAGAGCTTGGCGTGCAGGAGTTGTGGTTGAAAAATGAAGGGCAGAACCCGACCGGTTCACATAAAGATCGGATGAGCGCACTGGTCGTCGCACGGGCCAAAGCGAGCGGGTACACGACGGTCGTCGCCGCTTCGAGCGGCAATGCAGGCGCGTCGCTGGCCGCTTATGCAGCGGCGGCCGGGTTGCGCTGTGTGGTGGTCACCACCGTGGGGATGAACCCGATTTGGGCCCAGGCGGTGCGGGCGACAGGGGCGGAACTGGTCGCAGCGCACGATGCGAAACTGCGCTGGAAATATATGCGGCGCATGGTCGAGGAAGAGGGCTGGTATCCGGTGACCAACTATCTCGATCCGCCGACGGGCAGCAATCTGTTTGGCGTGCAAGGCTATAAGACGTGCGGGCATGAGATCGCTGAAGCGTTTGCAGGAAATGCACCGACGGCCATCGTCGTGCCGACTTCGCGCGGCGATTTGCTGTGGGGGATCTGGCGTGGCTTGCAGGAAGCTCGCGATGCAGGCTGGATCGCGACTTTGCCGCGTCTTTATGCGGCAGAACCGTTTGGTCGCTTATCACGAGTGCTGGCAGGAGCGGACTACCGAGGTAATTTTCCAGGGGATCACAGCAGCACTGAGTCGATCGGTGGCTCTACTGTGACCTTCCAATCGCTGGTCGCCCTGAAAGAGTCGGGTGGGGGTGCGGTCGATGTCTGTGGAAAAGACGCTTTGCAGGCGCAAAACAAATTGGCGCGGCGCGGTCTGTATCTGGAGAGTTCATCGGCGATCGTTTGGGCGGCCGTTCAGCAACTGAAAGACAGCGGTCAGCTCGGTGCGCAAGACCGAGTGGTACTTGTTGGCACATCGAACGGGTATAAAGACCATTATTTTGCACAATTGCCCGCAATCGACGTGATCGACGCAGACTAG
- a CDS encoding glycosyl hydrolase family 18 protein, whose amino-acid sequence MRKWLRNMIAGLLSAAMLLPGTSGFAADGKFNMSYLYFGSTSTYVQTVERTKGALHVVSPDFFNLNADGSLKLTTKLSTSFIAEMHKRNIKVVPFLSNHWDRELGRRALQNREQLSTQIANAIATYNLDGINVDIENLTETDRAAYTDMVRLINSKIPAHKEVSVAVAANPFGSNVGWKGSYDYKQLAAYSDYLMIMAYDENYSGDLTPGPVASDAFVKRSIEYALNQGVSKEKVVLGIPFFGRAWSADGTMNGAGVSNWRVPELVKKYGGRIVYDAPTKSAKATFTVAPGDEVTVIGSTTFSAGTYTIWFENEASIKEKLRLVGQYDIKGTGSWSLTQEEAGTWDYYSRWLNGRFFIDTEKHWAAQDILAMLDKGWMVGTSPLKFSPEQRLTRAQAAVILVKAAGLEDQSAPNAGFRDVPSGFWAKRHIDIAKRAGFITGKEYNLFAPDQQVSREEIASMLARILNLQMEPESEPPFSDVQGGWSYDAVLAMKQAGILNGFEDGTFHPKDGTSRAEMASLMNRIGDRLNEHNN is encoded by the coding sequence ATGCGTAAATGGTTGCGAAACATGATCGCTGGACTGTTGAGTGCAGCCATGCTCTTGCCGGGGACTTCCGGGTTTGCAGCGGACGGCAAGTTTAACATGTCCTATCTTTATTTTGGTAGTACGTCTACGTATGTGCAGACCGTAGAACGTACAAAAGGTGCACTACATGTAGTGTCTCCCGATTTCTTCAATCTTAACGCAGATGGCTCATTGAAACTGACAACCAAGCTGTCCACATCATTTATAGCGGAGATGCACAAGCGCAACATCAAAGTGGTGCCGTTCCTGAGCAATCATTGGGATCGGGAGTTGGGGCGACGTGCTTTGCAAAACCGTGAACAGTTGTCCACGCAAATCGCCAACGCGATCGCGACGTACAACTTGGACGGTATCAACGTGGACATCGAAAATTTGACAGAGACCGACCGTGCTGCCTACACCGACATGGTGCGTCTCATCAACTCGAAAATTCCGGCCCATAAGGAAGTGTCGGTGGCGGTGGCCGCCAATCCGTTCGGTTCGAATGTGGGCTGGAAAGGCTCTTATGATTACAAGCAGTTGGCGGCTTACAGCGACTATCTGATGATCATGGCGTATGACGAAAACTATTCGGGGGATCTTACGCCTGGCCCAGTCGCAAGTGATGCATTTGTGAAGCGATCGATCGAATACGCGCTGAACCAAGGTGTGTCCAAAGAGAAAGTGGTGCTCGGCATCCCGTTCTTCGGGCGGGCATGGAGCGCAGACGGCACGATGAACGGCGCTGGGGTTTCAAACTGGCGCGTGCCGGAGCTGGTGAAAAAGTATGGTGGGCGCATCGTGTACGATGCACCAACCAAGTCGGCCAAAGCAACGTTTACAGTCGCGCCGGGCGATGAGGTGACGGTGATCGGAAGCACGACATTTTCGGCTGGAACCTATACGATCTGGTTTGAAAATGAAGCGTCGATCAAGGAAAAACTACGCTTGGTCGGTCAGTATGACATCAAAGGCACCGGCTCCTGGAGTTTGACCCAAGAAGAAGCAGGTACGTGGGACTATTATTCGCGATGGCTGAATGGACGATTCTTCATTGACACGGAGAAGCATTGGGCCGCTCAGGACATCCTGGCCATGCTTGATAAGGGCTGGATGGTCGGCACTTCGCCGCTGAAATTTTCGCCGGAACAGCGGTTGACTCGTGCACAAGCTGCCGTCATTCTCGTCAAAGCGGCAGGTCTTGAAGATCAGTCTGCGCCGAATGCAGGTTTTCGCGATGTGCCGTCCGGCTTTTGGGCGAAGCGTCACATCGACATCGCCAAACGGGCGGGCTTTATCACAGGGAAGGAATACAACCTGTTTGCGCCCGATCAGCAGGTGTCCCGTGAGGAGATCGCCTCGATGCTGGCACGCATTCTGAACCTACAGATGGAGCCGGAAAGCGAGCCGCCGTTTTCTGATGTGCAGGGCGGCTGGTCATACGATGCGGTGCTTGCGATGAAGCAGGCAGGAATTTTGAACGGATTTGAAGATGGTACCTTCCATCCGAAAGACGGCACTTCTCGTGCGGAGATGGCGTCGCTGATGAACCGGATTGGAGATCGACTGAACGAGCACAACAATTGA
- a CDS encoding MFS transporter has protein sequence MSQKKSMFAPVKQRSFRNLFIGSLFSDSANWLDMTALAVVIAYEWGMGATQIASMMIVLAIPWIFIGPVVAVWADRLPRRALMVTCVLIRAVLILGLFFVPNLYAMLALVFLRATVATLYNPARMSAIRTLVADDMLPQALSLGQMSMYLTQVGAPMLGGALIPLIGARQVFLVEIVFLLVAVAFIAMLPPLRSEAVDGDRSPHFWTQFMEGIVHVKSKRILSVSIVLMSIGMFIVLLYDGMLVIWTKDIGLGEHAFGYLVSALGIGSVVGAFAMGSIPRWHEKPLHALVALAMVCGLLDVVIGLGGLGYINAGLAMWFVYFLFFGIFSAAATIPFSYIIQKETPKHLIARVSGVSTATQAASMLLAPAVGAWMTSLIGIGGTFAAAGLFMAIIAVLVLLMLNRILQEKKGVGGETTAPSA, from the coding sequence ATGAGTCAAAAAAAATCGATGTTTGCGCCGGTCAAGCAGCGTTCGTTTCGGAACCTGTTTATCGGCTCCCTGTTTTCCGATTCGGCGAACTGGCTAGACATGACAGCGCTTGCGGTCGTCATCGCCTACGAATGGGGTATGGGGGCGACACAGATCGCCTCGATGATGATCGTGCTGGCGATTCCATGGATCTTTATCGGCCCCGTAGTCGCCGTCTGGGCGGATCGATTGCCGCGCCGGGCACTGATGGTCACCTGTGTGCTGATCCGCGCTGTGCTGATCTTGGGACTGTTCTTCGTACCGAATCTCTATGCGATGCTGGCTCTCGTCTTCCTGCGGGCGACGGTGGCGACATTGTACAATCCGGCGCGTATGTCGGCGATCCGTACGTTGGTCGCGGATGACATGTTGCCGCAAGCGCTGTCGCTTGGGCAGATGTCGATGTACCTCACTCAAGTCGGGGCTCCGATGCTGGGTGGCGCATTGATCCCGTTGATCGGTGCACGTCAGGTGTTTTTGGTAGAGATCGTTTTCCTGCTCGTGGCCGTGGCGTTTATCGCGATGTTGCCCCCGCTGCGAAGCGAAGCGGTCGATGGTGATCGCAGCCCGCACTTCTGGACGCAGTTTATGGAAGGGATCGTGCATGTGAAGTCGAAGCGTATTCTGTCCGTTTCGATCGTCCTGATGTCGATCGGCATGTTCATCGTTCTGTTGTATGACGGCATGCTCGTCATCTGGACGAAAGATATTGGGCTTGGCGAGCACGCGTTCGGTTATCTGGTCTCCGCGCTCGGTATCGGCTCGGTCGTAGGCGCCTTCGCGATGGGGTCAATTCCGAGATGGCACGAAAAGCCGCTGCACGCGCTGGTTGCGCTGGCTATGGTCTGCGGCCTGCTCGACGTGGTGATCGGCCTGGGCGGACTGGGCTACATCAATGCAGGGTTGGCGATGTGGTTCGTCTACTTCTTGTTCTTTGGGATCTTCTCCGCTGCGGCGACCATTCCGTTTTCCTACATCATTCAAAAGGAAACGCCGAAGCATCTGATCGCACGCGTGAGTGGCGTTTCGACCGCTACTCAGGCCGCGTCGATGCTGCTCGCCCCGGCGGTCGGTGCATGGATGACTTCGCTCATCGGCATCGGTGGCACCTTTGCGGCGGCAGGTTTGTTCATGGCGATCATCGCCGTGCTCGTGTTGCTGATGCTCAACCGCATCTTACAGGAGAAAAAAGGTGTAGGCGGTGAAACGACCGCACCTTCAGCGTAA